A genome region from Arachis duranensis cultivar V14167 chromosome 6, aradu.V14167.gnm2.J7QH, whole genome shotgun sequence includes the following:
- the LOC107494201 gene encoding uncharacterized protein LOC107494201 — protein sequence MDGGDQADCFTKELNVVQGGRYLWHPVGQMGVGPSSEKDWGLEGGGCANQSVPVKGRPWMDICQLNIKEQRVRDKMVSGLAMEVGNSRKTRFWEDNWVQGGPLKVNFPRLFSISSQQGFLIGNCGFWDGLEWIWNFQWRRKLFQWELEPVHQLHEQIRPVKMSSENKDSVVWKFDNTGVFSTQSFLQVIQMETLSDEITSYSFTSALWRGLVPPRIELFGLFVLLGRINTKERLTRLGVIIHSDNICVLCHKGVETVEHLFLRCEVTWQVWCY from the exons ATGGACGGTGGCGACCAAGCTGATTGCTTTACAAAGGAACTTAATGTGGTGCAAGGAGGACGGTACCTATGGCATCCCGTTGGTCAAATGGGAGTTGGTCCAAGCTCTGAAAAAGACTGGGGGCTTGAGGGTGGGGGATGTG CAAATCAGTCTGTACCGGTCAAAGGGAGGCCTTGGATGGACATATGCCAGCTAAATATCAAAGAGCAAAGGGTGCGAGATAAAATGGTTAGTGGTCTGGCGATGGAAGTCGGCAACAGTAGGAAAACCCGGTTTTGGGAAGATAATTGGGTTCAGGGTGGTCCCCTGAAAGTGAATTTCCCAAGACTCTTCTCTATTTCAAGCCAACAAGGATTTTTGATTGGGAAttgtgggttttgggatggATTAGAATGGATATGGAACTTTCAATGGAGGAGAAAGTTATTCCAATGGGAGTTAGAACCTGTACATCAACTGCATGAGCAAATAAGGCCAGTGAAGATGTCGTCTGAGAACAAAGATAGTGTGGTGTGGAAATTTGATAACACAGGTGTCTTTTCCACGCAATCCTTTCTGCAGGTAATCCAAATGGAGACATTGTCAGATGAGATCACGAGTTATAGCTTCACAAGTGCACTATGGAGAGGCCTGGTACCCCCAAGAATTGAGCTTTTTGGATTGTTTGTGCTACTTGGTCGAATTAATACTAAGGAGAGGTTGACTAGATTAGGAGTTATTATTCATAGTGATAATATTTGCGTCCTGTGCCACAAGGGGGTAGAAACTGTTGAGCATTTATTTCTTCGGTGTGAGGTAACATGGCAGGTGTGGTGCTACTAG
- the LOC110273024 gene encoding photosystem I P700 chlorophyll a apoprotein A1-like: protein MIIRSPEPEVKILVDRDPIKTSFEEWAKPGHFSRTIAKGPDTTTWIWNLHADAHDFDSHTSDLEEISQKVFSAHFGQLSIIFLWLSGMYFHGARFSNYEAWLSDPTHIGPSAQVVWPIVGQEILNGDVGGGFRGIQITSGFFQIWRASGITSELQLYCTAIGALVFAALMLFAGWFHYHKAAPKLAWFQDVESMLNHHLAGLLGLGSLSWAGHQVHVSLPINQFLNAGVDPKEIPLPHEFILNRDLLAQLYPSFAEGATPFFTLNWSKYADFLTFRGGLDPVTGGLWLTDIAGCAEGIAEMNQWRLRGKVIIVGKAKFRRQGETRDRPVNVELRCKQGGGPGESYHGKEVATTEPGVVRKPVQEQTAINQGRADSKRLEVPIVKANMEWLGRSLVGKTLKPLDPASLKKTVRANMPHIVDVREIGVSKVLLTFDTVQHADEAFDIKLDTLLRLFHRCDVPTKEGASFRTGRVRVEMGVFDIIREWVQLSVGNSIFRIFVKEVGLEVSEADSVEESPLVCDGNSTVGRQKSVSTMVPVA, encoded by the exons ATGATTATTCGTTCGCCGGAACCAGAAGTAAAGATTTTGGTAGATAGAGATCCCATAAAAACTTCTTTCGAGGAATGGGCAAAACCCGGTCATTTCTCAAGAACAATAGCTAAGGGACCCGATACTACTACTTGGATTTGGAACCTACATGCTGATGCTCATGATTTCGATAGCCATACTAGTGATTTAGAGGAGATTTCCCAAAAAGTATTTAGTGCCCATTTCGGCCAACTCTCCATCATCTTTCTTTGGCTTAGTGGCATGTATTTCCATGGTGCTCGTTTTTCCAATTATGAAGCATGGCTAAGTGATCCAACTCACATTGGACCTAGTGCCCAAGTGGTTTGGCCAATAGTGGGCCAAGAAATATTAAATGGTGATGTTGGCGGGGGTTTCCGAGGAATACAAATAACCTCCGGTTTTTTCCAGATTTGGCGAGCATCTGGAATAACTAGTGAATTACAACTTTATTGCACCGCAATTGGTGCATTAGTATTTGCAGCCTTAATGCTTTTTGCTGGTTGGTTTCATTATCACAAAGCTGCTCCAAAATTGGCTTGGTTCCAAGATGTAGAATCTATGTTGAATCACCATTTGGCAGGATTACTAGGACTTGGATCTCTTTCTTGGGCCGGGCATCAAGTACATGTATCTTTACCAATTAACCAATTTTTAAATGCTGGAGTAGATCCAAAGGAGATTCCACTTCCTCATGAATTTATCTTGAATCGGGATCTTTTGGCTCAACTTTATCCCAGTTTTGCCGAGGGAGCAACTCCATTTTTCACCTTGAATTGGTCAAAATACGCGGATTTTCTTACTTTTCGTGGAGGATTAGATCCAGTAACTGGCGGTTTATGGCTGACTGATATTGC GGGGTGCGCTGAAGGCATTGCAGAGATGAACCAGTGGAGACTACGAGGGAAGGTAATTATTGTCGGAAAAGCTAAGTTTAGAAGGCAAGGAGAGACGAGGGATCGACCGGTGAATGTCGAACTAAGGTGCAAACAAGGAGGAGGGCCAGGAGAATCTTATCATGGGAAAGAGGTGGCTACGACTGAGCCAGGAGTCGTGAGAAAGCCGGTGCAGGAACAAACGGCAATCAATCAGGGTCGGGCTGATTCGAAGAGACTTGAGGTGCCCATAGTCAAAGCAAATATGGAATGGCTGGGGAGAAGTTTGGTGGGGAAAACATTAAAACCTTTGGACCCAGCATCGCTGAAGAAAACAGTGAGGGCAAATATGCCGCACATTGTGGATGTAAGGGAGATCGGGGTGTCGAAAGTACTGCTAACCTTTGATACTGTTCAACATGCGGACGAAGCGTTTGATATCAAACTAGATACTTTGTTGCGTTTATTCCATAGG TGTGATGTGCCGACCAAGGAAGGTGCTTCTTTCAGAACTGGACGGGTCCGAGTGGAGATGGGGGTGTTTGATATCATTCGAGAGTGGGTTCAACTCTCGGTTGGGAATTctattttcagaatttttgtGAAGGAGGTGGGCTTGGAGGTGTCTGAGGCGGACAGTGTGGAAGAGAGCCCCCTAGTCTGTGATGGGAATAGCACTGTGGGCAGACAGAAAAGTGTCTCGACGATGGTGCCGGTGGCATAG
- the LOC107494187 gene encoding uncharacterized protein LOC107494187 produces the protein MALLPSPLRTLFHNISSQRFLPNPIITLNHTLTPSKEIMHLNHSRSSNSMALAVSYRYFTEEGEEDEEDHNFDEAVALFNGGEYYKCHDYLEALWHNAEDPTRTLIHGILQCAVGFHHLFNQNHRGAMMQLGEGLCKLRKMEFSNGPFQKFEREISAVLDFIYQTQIELAACSEDMCVAMDQTERSYQLLGEYAAGQRVYDLELGHDAIVYIVFCPQGSYGITEAPRVKLPTLKATTEHLMAYEY, from the exons ATGGCTCTTCTTCCCTCTCCTCTCAGAACTCTCTTCCATAATATCTCATCCCAACGGTTTCTTCCAAACCCCATCATCACTCTTAATCATACACTCACTCCCTCAAAGGAGATTATGCACCTGAACCACAGTAGAAGCAGCAACTCCATGGCCTTGGCTGTTTCCTACAGATATTTCACTGAGGAGggagaagaggatgaagaggaCCACAACTTTGATGAAGCTGTGGCTCTCTTCAATGGTGGAGAGTACTATAAATGCCATGACTATCTTGAAGCTCTTTGGCACAATGCCGAAGACCCTACCAGGACATTGATTCATGGAATACTCCAATGTGCAGTTGGTTTTCATCATCTCTTCAACCAG AATCACAGAGGAGCAATGATGCAGTTAGGAGAAGGACTATGTAAGCTGAGAAAGATGGAGTTCTCAAATGGTCCATTTCAAAAGTTTGAGAGGGAGATCTCTGCTGTGTTGGACTTTATCTACCAGACACAGATTGAATTAGCAGCAT GTAGTGAGGATATGTGTGTTGCAATGGATCAAACAGAAAGATCATACCAACTTCTTGGGGAATATGCTGCAGGGCAGCGTGTATATGATCTGGAACTTGGTCATGATGCAATAGTTTACATTGTGTTCTGCCCTCAAGGATCTTATGGCATCACTGAAGCCCCGAGGGTAAAGCTTCCTACACTTAAGGCTACTACTGAACATCTAATGGCCTATGAATACTAG
- the LOC107494186 gene encoding probable vacuolar amino acid transporter YPQ1 isoform X1, which translates to MTMRALEGFSLYHMSSSTRETASYILGVISVIVWVIAEIPQIITNYTAKSAKGLSLTFLFTWVIGDIFNLLGCILEPATLPTQLYVAVLYTIITIALGSQTIYYEHIYHGQKYKRQHEPETSEIFRRSNSAEQKASDAEHNDEYDDFSDGAKMSSPIPFPGQPQSPNSELFYQSARYLSKSFTPTAGSVLAQRASPTSSYVGSIHEGLLGSAAIRQSAPAIKIKSTFCLVSTLTFLGAINFLKSLDRRIDPLISNPRQEVVIYVGRKLFQVGGEQMLEEGLAGSLGTLLGWAMTFIYLGGRLPQICLNIRRGHAEGLNPLMFLFALMGNATYVGSILVISLEWSRIKPNLPWLVDAGGCVLLDGFILMQFMYFRFWSSPQSDYKPLTVA; encoded by the exons ATGACTATGAGAGCCTTAGAGGGCTTCTCTCTATACCACATGAGCAGCAGTACAAGGGAGACAGCTTCTTACATTTTAGGTGTAATCAGTGTCATTGTTTGGGTTATTGCTGAGATACCTCAAATAATCACAAACTACACTGCAAAATCTGCTAAGGGTCTCTCTCTCACTTTCTTGTTCACATGGGTAATCGG AGATATCTTCAACCTCTTGGGATGCATTCTTGAGCCTGCAACT CTTCCAACTCAGTTATATGTGGCAGTG CTTTATACCATAATAACCATTGCACTTGGTTCGCAAACCATTTATTATGAGCACATATATCATGGACAAAAGTACAAGAGACAGCACGAG CCTGAGACATCAGAAATATTTAGACGAAGCAACAGTGCAGAGCAAAAAGCTAGTGATGCTGAGCataatgatgaatatgatgatttcAGTGATGGTGCTAAAATGAGTTCTCCTATTCCTTTTCCAGGACAACCTCAAAGTCCCAATTCAGAATTATTCTACCA GTCAGCAAGATATTTGTCTAAGAGTTTTACACCAACAGCAGGATCTGTCTTAGCCCAAAGAGCATCACCAACATCCTCTTATGTAGGCTCCATACATGAGGGTCTGCTCGGTTCAGCTGCCATCCGACAATCTGCGCCAGCTATAAAGATCAAGAGTACTTTTTGTTTG GTGTCAACATTAACTTTTCTTGGTGCTATCAACTTCCTTAAATCACTGGATAGAAGAATTGACCCCTTGATCTCCAACCCAAGACAAGAAGTTGTGATTTATGTTGGAAGAAAGCTCTTTCAG GTTGGTGGCGAGCAGATGCTAGAAGAAGGTTTAGCAGGAAGCCTCGGGACCTTACTTGGTTGGGCAATGACATTTATATATTTGGGTGGAAGGCTGCCTCAAATATGTCTGAAT ATCAGAAGAGGTCATGCTGAG GGCCTCAATCCTTTGATGTTTCTTTTTGCTTTAATGGGGAATGCCACTTATGTTGGAAG caTACTTGTGATCAGCTTGGAATGGTCAAGAATCAAACCAAATCTACCATGGCTAGTGGATGCAGGAGGATGTGTCCTTCTAGATGGCTTT attttgatgcaatttatgTATTTCCGCTTTTGGAGCTCTCCTCAGAGTGATTATAAACCTCTGACTGTTGCTTAA
- the LOC107494186 gene encoding probable vacuolar amino acid transporter YPQ1 isoform X2, which translates to MTMRALEGFSLYHMSSSTRETASYILGVISVIVWVIAEIPQIITNYTAKSAKGLSLTFLFTWVIGDIFNLLGCILEPATLYTIITIALGSQTIYYEHIYHGQKYKRQHEPETSEIFRRSNSAEQKASDAEHNDEYDDFSDGAKMSSPIPFPGQPQSPNSELFYQSARYLSKSFTPTAGSVLAQRASPTSSYVGSIHEGLLGSAAIRQSAPAIKIKSTFCLVSTLTFLGAINFLKSLDRRIDPLISNPRQEVVIYVGRKLFQVGGEQMLEEGLAGSLGTLLGWAMTFIYLGGRLPQICLNIRRGHAEGLNPLMFLFALMGNATYVGSILVISLEWSRIKPNLPWLVDAGGCVLLDGFILMQFMYFRFWSSPQSDYKPLTVA; encoded by the exons ATGACTATGAGAGCCTTAGAGGGCTTCTCTCTATACCACATGAGCAGCAGTACAAGGGAGACAGCTTCTTACATTTTAGGTGTAATCAGTGTCATTGTTTGGGTTATTGCTGAGATACCTCAAATAATCACAAACTACACTGCAAAATCTGCTAAGGGTCTCTCTCTCACTTTCTTGTTCACATGGGTAATCGG AGATATCTTCAACCTCTTGGGATGCATTCTTGAGCCTGCAACT CTTTATACCATAATAACCATTGCACTTGGTTCGCAAACCATTTATTATGAGCACATATATCATGGACAAAAGTACAAGAGACAGCACGAG CCTGAGACATCAGAAATATTTAGACGAAGCAACAGTGCAGAGCAAAAAGCTAGTGATGCTGAGCataatgatgaatatgatgatttcAGTGATGGTGCTAAAATGAGTTCTCCTATTCCTTTTCCAGGACAACCTCAAAGTCCCAATTCAGAATTATTCTACCA GTCAGCAAGATATTTGTCTAAGAGTTTTACACCAACAGCAGGATCTGTCTTAGCCCAAAGAGCATCACCAACATCCTCTTATGTAGGCTCCATACATGAGGGTCTGCTCGGTTCAGCTGCCATCCGACAATCTGCGCCAGCTATAAAGATCAAGAGTACTTTTTGTTTG GTGTCAACATTAACTTTTCTTGGTGCTATCAACTTCCTTAAATCACTGGATAGAAGAATTGACCCCTTGATCTCCAACCCAAGACAAGAAGTTGTGATTTATGTTGGAAGAAAGCTCTTTCAG GTTGGTGGCGAGCAGATGCTAGAAGAAGGTTTAGCAGGAAGCCTCGGGACCTTACTTGGTTGGGCAATGACATTTATATATTTGGGTGGAAGGCTGCCTCAAATATGTCTGAAT ATCAGAAGAGGTCATGCTGAG GGCCTCAATCCTTTGATGTTTCTTTTTGCTTTAATGGGGAATGCCACTTATGTTGGAAG caTACTTGTGATCAGCTTGGAATGGTCAAGAATCAAACCAAATCTACCATGGCTAGTGGATGCAGGAGGATGTGTCCTTCTAGATGGCTTT attttgatgcaatttatgTATTTCCGCTTTTGGAGCTCTCCTCAGAGTGATTATAAACCTCTGACTGTTGCTTAA